The sequence ATTCCCAGCCCAGGCCCAGCAGATTGATGTACCGACCTACATCATAATTATCATAGTAGGCATCTTCATCCGAATAATCGATCAGGCTGGGATTCAGCATTGACATGGGTTGAAAACGTGTAGCGGGCAGTCCTGCAGTGCATGGCATACTTGAGGCCATTTCGCGAACCGAGAGCGATGTCAGGGTCCGGTTGCTCTGCGAGCGCTTCTTTACATTCCATCCAGGCATCGAAATGAGCGAGGATGATATTCTTACTGGTGGTGTCGGACAAGGTTGTCTTGGACTATTGACTCCATATGCTTTCAGTCTTGCATTACAACCTTCCGGCTCTCTCTTCACAACGCTATGCAGCCTCTACACGACTGTGTTCCAggcatcatcatcataaAGTGCAACAACAAATCATTCATTCCTACATCTTAAGCTGGTTGTCTTGGCTGGGGATGAAGATCTCAAGactatcactcttcttgATGGCGGCGCAATGAGGTTTGCGGTTTAGTCAATGGGCGTCGTGGCTGCAGAACTCACACGTGGCCAACCAGTGAATGCAATCCTGCAACGAGGCACAATGATGCAGCGGCGTAAATTAACAGCATTTATCTAACTATTGGTGGTGTTGTGTCATCATCAAGAAAGCCAAGCTTGACCTTTGGcggaaaaaaggagaagaacaGGATATTCTTCTAGAATGCTAAACAAATTCAATGTCAGAGGGTAAATCATTTCTTAAGCACCTTCGGCGGATTCAGGGGTTGCTGCAGGGATCACTTGTAGCAAAGTAACTCCGTACAGGGTGGTTAACAACACAACAAGCTACATCATTGATAGATATGTATTTCAACAACacagtacagagtacagagtacagagtacagctCTGTATAGTGGATAGTTACGTGCTCCAGCTACATTTTGAGCAGATAACACCTCTCTCTGATGAACGCAGAGCTACGGTAGCTTCGCCGCAACAAGCAAACTTAGTCGTTGTCGCCACTCTGGACCACGCGGCCAAGGGGCGCAAAAGCCAATTTCTCACATGCCGGGCCCAAAGCGAAAGCAAGATCAATCCTGATCTCAACAGCAACCATGGAAACAGCACAACCTTGATTGCAACAGCTATTTCCACACAACAGAGCATCCTGTGAACGGCTAGTGGCGGTGGAAAGCCTGGCGGTCTCACCCGCTGAAGCGCCGCCATGGACAAGCTTTCGTGCAATGGACACTCACACTTCTACTTGCAGCCACTTTCCGCCGGTGGGCAATGCCAAAACCTTGCGCTGATATCGATCTTCTCTCGATGTTGGGACCAGCTCACATTCCGACACTATGCATATCTATCAGACTCGCTAGTCTTTCTCTGGGTTTCACATAATGCGTGCCATGCCCAGCTTTTGGTTCTATCCTTTCGTTGATCTCCCTTCAGACAGCGGCTCCACGCAACGAGAGAAACGTGGCTCTGAATACGGGGATCCCTAACGGGAGAAGATGTGACCTGTGGCGCTCCAAACGTTCTTACAGTTTCTATCTCTGTCATATTCTATGGATACCACTCTACGGATCAGCTACAGCTCCATTACTCGGCTCCGCAGGCTAGCCTCTGCGCCATAAAGCGTCAACTCGGGTAGGAATGTCGAGACCCGCAAAAGCCGCGATGTCTATATCTCGATTCGCATCACGGCTTTCCAGAAAGCTTGCCTATTTGAAAAGCAAAATCCCATGGATCAACACGCTGAAGTTCaacttcatcttcatccattaCGCCTACATAATTGGGGTTACAATCATCGGGTCCGTATATCTCTATCCAGGCGGAAACCTGGCTTATACCGATGCGCTCTTCCTGGCAGCCGGCTCCGCCACCCAGAGCGGCCTGAACACGATCGACCTGGACCGCCTTTCAACATACCAACAAGTCGGGCTATGGCTAGGGTCAATGATTGCGAATCCGATTGTCATCCACTCGTCGGTCGTTTTTATCCGTTTGCGGTGGTTCGAAAAGCGGTTTCAACACGTCGTGCAAGAGGCAAAAATGATGAGACGAACGCGCACACGCACAAGGTCTAGAGCTCCTAGTGCTGGCAGTGCTAGCAGTGCTAGCAGTGACATGAATAGGCTAGAGATGGGTGTACGCGGCCGGAAGATAACGGTGTTGCGGGATAATGAAGGGCAGGCACTCGGACATTTCATTGAACCAAAAAGCAAGAGCCAGGAGGCGAATTCGATTGCTGATAGCTCGGGAGCGTCAAATGGAGGCGACGCCCAAATGGGACCCGAGAATGACAGTGATAGGTCCAAGACAACGGAAGTGCCTGCTGGCATCTCTACAGATAGCCACATAAGGTCTCCAATGGAGCATGGCCCTGATCACTACATTACCTTTATCGAGAACCAAAGAAGGCCAACTCAAGCCCTTAGAATTCCCAGTCCCCGCGAGTTCGATAGAGGTGGAGTGCCCGAGACTATTGACGATTTTGGCGACGAGCCATCACGGAGTAGAACTGTGCAATCAGACCAGGAACCGGAAATTTCTCCTCTAAAGCAGCAGCAATCTCGAGGCCAACATATCACCATTGATGAGCCCAACATTGCACGCTCGCGCCGAGCAACGACGTTCCCCCGTACTAGCTCCCGCGTCCTTGCTGACGGCGAAACTGCTGACGTCGGAGAGCCCGCTCTCCACCATCGAAGAAAGCAGAGGAGAGGAACGCTTGCGTCCATTTTATTCTTTGGTACCAAAGACGAAGCCAGAGAAGCCCCCTACCTGAGCTGGCAGCCCACGCTTGGGAGAAATTCCGCGTTTGTGGATCTGACAGAGGAGCAGAAAAACGAACTTGGTGGCATTGAATATAGAGCCCTGAAAGCTCTCGCCTACGTTCTAATCGCGTATTTCGTTTTTTTCCATGTGCTGGGAATTATATCTTTGGTACCCTGGATTCTGCATACCCGATGGGGAATATTTCCTATACGCGCCGCCGTTGGTCGACCTTGGTGGGCCGTTTTCATTGCAGGCTCCGCATTCAACAACCAAGGCTTTTCGCTCACGCCTAATTCATTGGCCTCTTTTTACGATGCTATATTCCCCTTGCTTCTGATGACATTTCTCATCATTATTGGGAACACTGGATTCCCTTGCATGCTTCGTTTCATTATTTGGTGTTTCTGGAAGATTTTCCCGAAACGTACCGCGGTTTGGGAAGAGTTTCACTTCCTTTTGGATCATCCACGCCGATGCTTTACGCTTCTATTCCCCAGCTCGGCTACCTGGTGGCTGTTTTGGGTTCTCGTGGTATTGAACGTGATTGACTTGGTCCTCTTCATTATCTTAGATGTAAGTTTTCTCGCGAACAAATCCGACAGCCAAAGCTGGGGACTCTTTTTAATGATACGTACAGTTAAATGATACCGCCGTGACCTCAATACCAGGTGGACTACGGTTCGTGGACGGTTTGTTCCAAGCCGCGGCCACTAGAACGGCTGGCTTATCCATAATAAGTCTTTCGGAGCTGCATCCGGGGGTGCAGGTATCGTATATGATCATGATGTATATATCAATTTATCCAATCGCGATATCCCTACGCAAAACGAACGTCTACGAGGAAAAGAGCTTGGGAATTTACTATGGagatgaggaggatgaacTGATCTCGGACAAAGATCCAAGTTACGTCGCCGCACATTTGCGAAGGCAGCTTGGTTTCGACATCTGGTACATATTCTTGGGCCTATTTATTATCTCCATTGTCGAAGGCTCGCGTGTTGCCAATGACCCTCAATTTACCATGTTCGGCATTTTGTTTGAAGTCGTTTCCGCCTATGGAACGGTCGGCTTATCCCAGGGATACCCTGGTACCAACACCTCGCTGTCCGCTCAGTTCAAAGTGATATCGAAACTCGTAATAATCGCCATGATGATCAGAGGCAGGCATCGTGGCTTGCCCTATCAGCTCGATCGTGCTATTCTTCTTCCCTCGGAAGCTTTGCATGAGAAGGAACTACGAGACGCTACAATGCGAGTGAGGCGCCGCGGATCGACTATTAGCGCCATGGCTGGTGCTGCTCGTTGTGCAAGCAGGGCTTCGAGGGATGGTTATGGTACAAGTACTGGATGGCAACAGGGCCCGTCCGGCAGTCCGTGGACTCTGGGTGCAAGATCGCCACAAGCCAATACAAATGCAAGGCTACCCATTCATCACGAAGAGCGAAGCTCCTAATTGATTGGCAGGATATACCTGTTTAGTTTTGTTTCTATGTGTTTGGTTGCTCTATACCTGAGCAAGTGAATTAAAGCGAGGCGTTCAGGGTTTGTTCCATATTTCGTCTTATGTTTGCTCCGCGACATAGCCTGGAGTTGAGTAGCTCTCAATATTGCAGCGCGATTTCCTTCTTCATCCCTAGCACTACGCAACTTATATTGTAACAAAGGTTTGATACAATTAAATCTCTTTCTTGGTTCATCCGAGAACGATCCTTTTTCTTCCCATCCGTAGCCCACTAACCCCCTATTAAAGGAGCAAACGGAGCAAACCTTAAGCCTGAATCACGTGTCCGAATGGCTGCCGCCGAGGGATCGTCGTTGATGACGTCGCTAGGCGAGCAGAACTTGGATATCTATCAGGGGCGGAGCTCTTCTTGGAGATTGATTTTCATAGAACGGTCTTTTACAAGAAGTATGTGGGATCTAAGCCCGCAGACTCTCTTTCGCCATGGgtgaaaaagcaaaaaaaggaagagtAAATCCATTGGCTGGTACTTCGCACACTAGGCCATTGTCTCTCATGGCCGGATCCGTTGAATATGTCCTGGGCACTGACATCATGGCAGGATCTGCCAGACCGTTAGTGGGCAATTATTTATGAATGTTCTCATAGGAGCGGGTTGCAATGcagttttgaaagtcttccAGGACTTTCCTGTTCCCAATTTTGTACATCATCGCGTTGTTGAGACCGTTTGTTTCGGCAACTAAAACATTTCTACAAAAGGGTCTATAGCAGCATCTTAAAACTacttgtatgtatgtacagaaCATACATACAACCTCGAACTTGGCCGTGCACGATTATCCGTATTTCCCGCTGGTGTTCCACGGAAGTATCCAAGCTTAACCACACACTTTTCAGACAGAAATGGTTCGTTGCGTTCTCGGCCCCCACAGCCTACCAGTTTTGCACGCTTCACCAGGAGAATGCAAGCCACACCCGCATTGTACCAATCTGCGCAACGCCGTGTGATATTTTGTTGAAGTGATTTGCTAACTTCAAAGTCGTTTAGAAGCTTCCATCGTACTTTCTCAAAGCACGACAGGAGGCACCTTCGCCAGATAATGATAATGGCTGTGACTGCTTGAGCGGCGGTGCGATTGCTGGAATTGTCATTGGTAGCATAGCCGGCTTTTTCCTCCTCTACTGGCTACTGAAACTTGCTTTCGATTCCACGAATACTTCAGAGACAGTCACGTATAGAACCGGTCGATATGATCACCCTTCCAGACATCGAAGACGCTCATCCTCCTACGTCGAAACAGAAAGACCGGTATCGACACGGCGATATCGACGCGATGTGATAGAACGTCCTGCCAAGGTCTATGTtagttgaaaaaaaaaaaaaaaaaggaaaataaattggggagagaaggaagaagatatGATGCGCTGTTTACTAATGTACATACATCTAACTAGCATTGTTTTGATATGAGACGAATCCGATCATTAACGCAGCAACACCCAGCGGCGGCTTCATGTTGATATCGCTGCACAAATGGGCTCAACCGCCAAAACCGCCCTTGAGTTCTGCCAAGAGGCAACAATACACTAGCCCATTTCGGTTAGCCTCTAACCCTGTTGGTCCGCCTTGCCTGGCCATCGCTTGGTCTGCCACCGCAGATCTTCGCCCCGTGGTCCCTGGCTGACGACGTCTCCAGACGTTGAATTCCATACTACGGACTATACCAATCAGCTATCTATCTCGCGAAATCACTAGCTACGGCTTAACTCAACGGCAATCGGCGTCTTCAACCGTCTCGGACCGAGACATCGTGCCTGTAACTTCCGTCTTTGTATTTAGGATATAAATATTGAGGAATTCCTTTCTCGACTATGAGGAACTTGTCCCGTTGCTTTCAGAGTTGATAATGATTGCTAGTGTCAACTCCGGCCCGGGAACAAGCATGCCTCAAATTCTTATATGAAAGCGCGCCTAAGAGGCTTCTCTTTTCATTCAATCCATCCCAGAGCTATCTTTCCATAAGATGCCACCTTTTACAATGAAACTAGGTGACCTTTGAGGAGAGTAAACCTCATAGAAACCAAATGAAGCTACACAAAACATTTCTTCTTACCTCACAGCCCTTGACCTGACTACCCGGATTGTTTCTATGGGATAAAACCACCACTACTGTGCCTTTGGACAACGTTGAGGAGCATCAGAGTTATATTgctcttttgcttttcattCTCTGTCTTTGTTAATATTTTCATGTGTCTGGGGACTGCTAGATGTATGGGCTTGGCTTGTCTGAGACTCAACGCTAGGTAACTACCGTGAACAGTTTACCTTGGCCTTGCTGAGATAGATACCTAGTATTGCTTAAACAACTCGCCTCGCACTCTCAAACTTCTCATCATTCACAAGCTTTTGCCCTCCTGCCCCCTCATCCCAATCCTCCCCGCTTTCGTTTGTACTCCTATCTTCAGATCTATTTACTTATAAAATGGACCCCGAGAAGATAATTCACAAATCACGCCTGGAATGCCTCCCGACAGAGCTTAAACAACTCATACTGGCTGCTATTCCAGATGTGATGTCGCTGAGGTCCGCAGCATTGTGTTGCTGGTCAATGTACCAAGCATTTATGGGCGCTGAAAAATTGATTACTCCCCAGGTTCTTACCTCTCAGCTGAATCCTGAGTTACTACACTATGCCCTTGTCGCCCACGAAGCAGCCAAGTATACCGTCCCTTGGACGCCAGAAACCGCTGAGGCTTTCATAAGAAGACTTTTGTCAAAATCGAATCCCATGCTTGTCCCCAAGCCATCCAGGCTCTCGGAAGCACTGCCTATAGCCGGGTTCTACAATCTCGTTCAGCACTTTGTGGATGACTTCGTCTCTGCTATGTTCAGCACGCCATTTGGACCAGCAAACCAGGAACAAGGATCTTGGGCATTGTCGTCAAGCGAAGTCAACCGCATCGAGATCGCATTCTATCGATTTGAAATATACTGCAAGCTGTTCAAAGGAGGAACTGATCAGGACCCTTTTGCCGGCCATCTTCCTGACCAAAAAGAAATCTTTCACAAGATGTTTCCCCCTTGGGAAAACGAGCAACTTGCCTGTGTTCACGATTATTTACTGGAGAGAGTGAAAAATGGTACTAATGACTTCCACTATCAAAGTAACCTTTTGATAAGGCTAATCAGTTATAGTTTTCCGTGCAGCTCTACCGTCTATTCCTCGCTGGTGCGAGTTTTTATCCCTAGTGCAGGAAGGGATCTATCATGGTTGTATTGCATACCATTTATCTCAGGGGCTGAGCTACCTCCACACACTGCTCAGCAACCCTCTAATTATTACCACTGAAGACTACGACCGTCCACTCCGCTCGACCCAGCTATGGTTCCTCGAACATAGCCTAATTGACATCGCGGCGCGGCAGTATTTTACCACAGAATCCTCTAACATAGCGGAGGTGAAGAGGGCATTTCCACACACGTCAGACCTGGACACTGGCCCGATTGACGTCTGGGACTGGGCAAGGCGATCAAGGGCCTATCGGCCCCTCGTGAGTAATGAGCGCCCTATTCCACTTCGCAAATGGGGATATGTAATGTGGGACCGGGCAAGACTTGATGGGTGGGGTGTACTCCGAACTACGTGGGGAGAGCGCGAGGCTTATTCTGTGATTCAAGTGATGGAGATCCAGCGAGCACAGGACAAAGACTTGATTGATGGTATAGCGCAAGAACTTCATCGAGAACGGACGCGGTTGTACCGTGAGCAGTGCAGGAGGCTAAGGCGGCCGTAGGAACCGAGCAAAATGGACAGTTTTCCTCTTGCTCTGGGATATTATATGACAAAACTCTACAAACACTTAGCACAGTGGCAATGCTTTTTCGTTCACATGCTGCACATTCGGTCCACATGGCGATGGCATATAGTACGCAGAATTGAAGAACTATCTTGCAGGGGGATTCCCGGGTTGAAGTTCATATGACGTAAGAAGTAGAACCCTCTCGATCCCCGCACAAGGTGTTTCGATTTCTTCAAATCATCAAGAGCAGTAAATTGGCCAAAGATGACCCAAAAAGCCCTTGTAACAGGCGCCAGCGGCCTTCTCGGGCGCCAGGTACTCAATGCTTTCAAGAAGGACGTCAATTGGGAAGCGGTTGGCCAAGGCTTCACAAGAGCTGCCCCTCCACACATTGTCAAGGCGGACCTGACCAACCCCTCCGAAATTGAGAGTTTACTAGCCGAGGTGAAGTAAGTGGACTCTGGTGAAACGTGCCCGAAAATGCTTTTTGCCGGATTGGATGTTTTTCTTGCGTGGGCAAATCAGAAGGTTTTCTGGACGTTCGAGAAGGCTGATTTATGATCTCGGCGTGGGTCGATATCAGACCGCAAGTTGTCGTACACTGTGAGTCGTCGTTGTTCATCTCAATGGTTTTATTCGTGTCCGAAGCCGGGCGCAATTCATCCATGATTTCGAGTATTGAGACACGATGTAACCAGGCGCCGCCAACCGATTTCCAGATCAGTGCGATGCCCACCCTGATCTTGCCCGTAAGGTGAATGTCGAAGCCACCAAAGCCCTCGCGAAAGCAACCTTACAAAGATCCATTCTTCTCATCTACATTTCTACGGACTACGTTTTCCCTGGTCGTCCTGGGGAAGCACCGTATGAGACCTCATCGCAGACCGAGCCCCCGAATATCTACGGCCAAACCAAGCTTGACGGGGAGATCGCGGTTATTGAAACCACTCAGGGTTCGGGAAAGGGAGTGGTCCTACGAGTACCCGTTCTCTACGGTTCTGCTGATACCAACAGTGAAAGCGCGGTAAACGTTTTAATCGACGCGGTATGGAAGGCACAAGCCGCCGATGCCAAAGTAAAGATGGATGATTGGGGACAGAGATACCCTACCAACACAGAGGATGTAGGAAGAGTATGCCACGATATTGCAGTTAAATATCTCGGCGAGCAGGAGAGAGCTGCCTCATTTCCAACGATCCTTCAATTCTCGTCGGAGGACAAGGTGACTAAATACGAAATGTGCGAGAGATTCGCTGAAATCCTTGGATTGCCGTTGTCGGGAATGGAGAGGATAAAGCAAGGTGGTACGCCTGGCAATGGTGTGCAACGCCCATTCGACACACATCTATCCACTAAAGCGCTGAAGGAGCTGGGTATACCAGTTGATACCCAGGACTTTGTGAGTTGGTGGTATGTAGCAATTATTGTGGAGTTTGTCCAATAACGATGTTGTTTCGACCTCTGGATTCTGACGCCTTTTGCAGGAGACGAGAACTCCGTGCCTATCGGCATTAAAACCCATTACATCCGGCTCCGTCGGCTCCTGTTCTTTATAGAAGGGCAGGATCGCAAGATAAAGTGCATCTCGCGAAAGCACCCGTTAATACGCGCTGGAGGACAAGTGTGCTTTGGAAATTGAAATTGGGATCAGCCTTTAACTTCTTTGTGAACTTAGAATTTAGCCACCCGAGAGTCAATGGTTGCTGCTCCGTTTAACGCCAATGAAACCGGAGACATCCAAGAAAATGAGCAAAGGAGCAAATTGGACGGGAGATGCAGATTGGTTCTTGCGGTTACCGGCCGCGTTATAGATTATGACGGCTTACATTGAAGTgactgtactccgtataccCTGTACTAGCTGCATGTATCTTCAACACAAGAATTTGGCCTAGTTTTCAAGAATGGCTGCGATAACTAATGGTAGCAAGTTCGATTGAGCCCTGGTGAGTGTTCTGCAAGAAAAAGTGGTCGTCCAGCCTGGCGAGCTGAGACGGGGCGATCCCGTGATCCCCATTATGCCAAGCCTCAACCCGACGGGCCTTTCCAGGTTGGGACTAGTGGAACTTGGATGGATTCGTCCCCGAAATTGGAACGCAACCTTCACGCATCAACTCATCTTCCGCCTCTCCAACTCAACTCTAGCCCTTTTAGTTATgcttgttattattattcattataatATTATGCAGTCCAggactatgaagactacctaatATTCTGACCGTTAGGATTTACCTAGTATACAGAAACCACAAAGACAGAGAATAGACGTTCTTGTACCGGTATAGAAAGATATATAGATCAATGTCAAGGCAATCAAATCACTGTTTCCTCCACAGAAATACATGTACCAGTATTATTTCTATTGCTTTCATTATTTTAGCTGCCCCATCTTGGCGTCGATGGGCTTGCTGTGCGCATTACTTTGCCTTGACATCACACTGGTTATCGGCATTGGTTAAGAGGAGCGCCTGCCAGGCTTGATCTGTGGCCAGTTTCGGGGCGTGATCGAGGAAGATGAGAGAGATGGGCTCTTATATGACTAAGTAAAGCGATGAAATTGATCAAGGAGCTACGTCAGCCACCAGCGTGAATAATGTCTGGCAGAAGAGCCTGCCGCGATTTTCACCGGAATCCACCAGGAGAGGACCCAGTTGACCACGATATGGGTACCGTGACAAGGAGTGAGCATGCTATCCATTGAAGGATATCCTTAACTACGCATTGGGTTCTGAGCGGGAACCAGGTGTGTAAGAACACTTGGCCACCAGCTGCAGGGGAGGCAAATGCGAATTCGCTGTGGAGCACTCCGTGCGGAGTGTTTACCTACGGACACGTTATACTTTGCTCTCCAGCAGGAGATTTCTCCAAGACAGGCAATTCGATAACTCAGTTCGTCGATTGACGACGCCACTGCGCTAGCAAGGTGATCAGGTCCTTCGGCCGCTGTGAATGCGGCTCTTGTATGCCCATAGTTCGGTGAATTCCCCTTGCCTTGTACTTCCCGCTGACATCGTCATCTTCTTTGCCCCGCCCAATAACCAAAACTCTACCCGCGAAGTCCGGACATGGTACTAGGAATCGGACAATGTGCGGCAACGGTGGCCACCGCAGCACCGGGACATGATCATCGCAGCAAGTGCCCAGACCTGATAAGCAGGACGTGCATacatactctgtacatgAATGTATGTCCCCACATGCAAGCTGTCCACAACACATATGTACAGACCATGTTTGCCACCCCACTCTTTGACATGCTTTCTGCAGGCAGAAAATTATCAGGCTCAGCAGCACCCCCTTTTGTTTGGGGCGAAGGGGAGTTGCTTTATTCTTTCATGgagatgtacggagtacagggtACGGGATAACTACAATTCTCTTTGAAACAGAAATACATAATAGTCCAAAGGGAAATACTTCGAGcatctgtactctgtactgtCCAGCAACAACTGAAACTCAAAGAAATTAGCCAATAACAGCAAAGAGTCAACAAAGCTCAAGCAACTCCGGAAGATGGTGCATCTTGGAAGGGTGTTACAAATACCTATCATCCAATGTCACACACCATAAATGATGATCATCATCGAGTGGATGTGTGGAGGAGAGATTGAAAACCTGGCATATCAAGATCATTTGCTGCTCTTTCACAGCTTTTGCATTGATCGGGTGGATGGGTCCAAGATGGGCCTCATTTTAAAATCCAGCCAGTCTCGATGTAACTAAGTAAAAAAATCCCTGACCTCCTCAGCCCTTAGTGGGGAGTAATTAACTGCACCCTCTCCGGTCATTAAAGTTACTTCATCCCCATCCCCATTTCCCTTCCCCTAAACAAGACACAGAAGGTCAATCAAATGCTGGTCTCTGCTTTCACTCTGGCTCAATCCTCTGTTCCCCTGCTTCAAAGAGTGTCAGGCCTTGCGATACTTAGGGTAGAGTTTGTGACATCACATCCAAGTGACGACGCGCCATTTCAATAAGTTTGCGTGGTGAGATCATGGGAATGCCTTGTTTTGTCTCTCGTTCAAAGGGCTAGGTTGACAAGCCTGCattaattaaataaataGTGAGTTAGCTAGCTAGCGCATgttctctcctttttttttttttttttgctcccCCCAACCCTCTTTATTTGCCTCCCCAAGAGCGAATTCACTTGCGCGGAGGGGGTTTCAAAAGAGCTGAGCACATATGAATGCTGGAATTGACCTCTTCAGAGTCCATTCCATGGCCTGGTCTGACAGCTTACCACTATTTCAATTTCGAATTGAGTTTGACCGTTTCCTGTTGACATCTACCTGCCAAGTTACCAGACAGCTCGCCGGTTCTCGTTTACCGGTTCTTGCCACATCTCATTGGCAGTCTCCCCGAGAGAAATCCAGAGCGACCGGGCAAACCCTCTACGATCCACCGCCAGCAGAAAACTTTGGAAACTGGTTTGCATGCGATCACTGTTACGTGCGACGATAGCGACGTTGGAATACCTGGACCACATATGCGAAAGCCTTTGGCGCATGCAGATGTCGCTGTTATGGATCAGAACTGCGGTGCttcatcactggtccaagCGCAGCAGCCAGCGAAATTTTCCCGGTATCGATCGGTGAGAAGAGCTGCAGCT is a genomic window of Coccidioides posadasii str. Silveira chromosome 3, complete sequence containing:
- the TRK1_2 gene encoding low affinity potassium transporter (EggNog:ENOG410PFCK~COG:P~TransMembrane:8 (i37-59o96-117i412-437o482-508i544-566o611-628i671-690o724-741i)~BUSCO:2025at33183), whose product is MSRPAKAAMSISRFASRLSRKLAYLKSKIPWINTLKFNFIFIHYAYIIGVTIIGSVYLYPGGNLAYTDALFLAAGSATQSGLNTIDLDRLSTYQQVGLWLGSMIANPIVIHSSVVFIRLRWFEKRFQHVVQEAKMMRRTRTRTRSRAPSAGSASSASSDMNRLEMGVRGRKITVLRDNEGQALGHFIEPKSKSQEANSIADSSGASNGGDAQMGPENDSDRSKTTEVPAGISTDSHIRSPMEHGPDHYITFIENQRRPTQALRIPSPREFDRGGVPETIDDFGDEPSRSRTVQSDQEPEISPLKQQQSRGQHITIDEPNIARSRRATTFPRTSSRVLADGETADVGEPALHHRRKQRRGTLASILFFGTKDEAREAPYLSWQPTLGRNSAFVDLTEEQKNELGGIEYRALKALAYVLIAYFVFFHVLGIISLVPWILHTRWGIFPIRAAVGRPWWAVFIAGSAFNNQGFSLTPNSLASFYDAIFPLLLMTFLIIIGNTGFPCMLRFIIWCFWKIFPKRTAVWEEFHFLLDHPRRCFTLLFPSSATWWLFWVLVVLNVIDLVLFIILDLNDTAVTSIPGGLRFVDGLFQAAATRTAGLSIISLSELHPGVQVSYMIMMYISIYPIAISLRKTNVYEEKSLGIYYGDEEDELISDKDPSYVAAHLRRQLGFDIWYIFLGLFIISIVEGSRVANDPQFTMFGILFEVVSAYGTVGLSQGYPGTNTSLSAQFKVISKLVIIAMMIRGRHRGLPYQLDRAILLPSEALHEKELRDATMRVRRRGSTISAMAGAARCASRASRDGYGTSTGWQQGPSGSPWTLGARSPQANTNARLPIHHEERSS
- a CDS encoding uncharacterized protein (EggNog:ENOG410Q5I4~TransMembrane:1 (o26-49i)), with translation MKLPSYFLKARQEAPSPDNDNGCDCLSGGAIAGIVIGSIAGFFLLYWLLKLAFDSTNTSETVTYRTGRYDHPSRHRRRSSSYVETERPVSTRRYRRDVIERPAKVYVS
- a CDS encoding uncharacterized protein (EggNog:ENOG410PY4S); its protein translation is MDPEKIIHKSRLECLPTELKQLILAAIPDVMSLRSAALCCWSMYQAFMGAEKLITPQVLTSQLNPELLHYALVAHEAAKYTVPWTPETAEAFIRRLLSKSNPMLVPKPSRLSEALPIAGFYNLVQHFVDDFVSAMFSTPFGPANQEQGSWALSSSEVNRIEIAFYRFEIYCKLFKGGTDQDPFAGHLPDQKEIFHKMFPPWENEQLACVHDYLLERVKNVFRAALPSIPRWCEFLSLVQEGIYHGCIAYHLSQGLSYLHTLLSNPLIITTEDYDRPLRSTQLWFLEHSLIDIAARQYFTTESSNIAEVKRAFPHTSDLDTGPIDVWDWARRSRAYRPLVSNERPIPLRKWGYVMWDRARLDGWGVLRTTWGEREAYSVIQVMEIQRAQDKDLIDGIAQELHRERTRLYREQCRRLRRP
- a CDS encoding uncharacterized protein (EggNog:ENOG410Q5AQ~COG:E,I), which gives rise to MTQKALVTGASGLLGRQVLNAFKKDVNWEAVGQGFTRAAPPHIVKADLTNPSEIESLLAEVKPQVVVHCAANRFPDQCDAHPDLARKVNVEATKALAKATLQRSILLIYISTDYVFPGRPGEAPYETSSQTEPPNIYGQTKLDGEIAVIETTQGSGKGVVLRVPVLYGSADTNSESAVNVLIDAVWKAQAADAKVKMDDWGQRYPTNTEDVGRVCHDIAVKYLGEQERAASFPTILQFSSEDKVTKYEMCERFAEILGLPLSGMERIKQGGTPGNGVQRPFDTHLSTKALKELGIPVDTQDFVSWWRRELRAYRH
- a CDS encoding uncharacterized protein (EggNog:ENOG410Q5AQ~COG:E,I) — encoded protein: MISAWVDIRPQVVVHCAANRFPDQCDAHPDLARKVNVEATKALAKATLQRSILLIYISTDYVFPGRPGEAPYETSSQTEPPNIYGQTKLDGEIAVIETTQGSGKGVVLRVPVLYGSADTNSESAVNVLIDAVWKAQAADAKVKMDDWGQRYPTNTEDVGRVCHDIAVKYLGEQERAASFPTILQFSSEDKVTKYEMCERFAEILGLPLSGMERIKQGGTPGNGVQRPFDTHLSTKALKELGIPVDTQDFVSWWRRELRAYRH